A region of the Bryobacteraceae bacterium genome:
AAGGTGGACACGCTCACGGCGCGGTATCTGCGCGGCGAGGCGCGCACCTCGCACAAGACCTCGCGCCGGCAGCCGGCGCCGGGCGCCTGGGTGAGGTTTCTCGGCTGCCGGGCGCACAATCTGAAGAACATCGACGTGGAGTTGCCGCTGGGCGTGATGACGGTGGTGACCGGCGTGTCAGGCTCCGGCAAGTCAACGCTCGTCCACGATGTGATCTACCGCACGCTCCAGTCGCGCTACCAGCGGAACCTGGCCGCGCCGGCCGAAGACGCCGAGCAGGACCCCTCGCTGGGCCGGCAGACCTGCCGGCGCGTGGAGGGCGCACACCGGGTGCACGGGCTGGTGCTGGTGGACCAGTCGCCCATCGGCAGGACGCCGCGGTCCAATCCGGTCACTTACTCGAAGGCCTTTGATCCGATCCGCGAGCTGTTCGCCGCCACGCCGGAGGCGCAGCGGCGCGGCTACCCGGCGGGCTACTTCTCGTTCAACGTCAGCGGCGGCCGTTGCGAGACCTGCCAGGGCGACGGGACGGTGACCGTGGAGATGCAGTTCCTGGCCGACGTCGAGTTGGTCTGCGAGGACTGCCGCGGCACGCGGTTCAAGCCGCAGATCCTCGAAGTCCGCTACCAGGGGCTGAACATCCACGAGGTGCTTCAACTCACCGTGCGCGAGGCGCTTCAGTTTTTTGCCGGACACCCGAAGATCACCTCGCGGCTTCAGCCGCTGGCCGACGTCGGCCTCGGCTATCTGCGGCTGGGACAATCGGCGACGACGCTTTCCGGCGGTGAGGCGCAGCGGGTAAAGCTTGCCAGCCACCTGGCGCTGGCCGACGTCAGTGGCTGCCTGTTCCTGTTCGATGAGCCGACCACGGGCTTGCACTTTGACGATATCGCCAGACTGTTGGATGCCTTTGAGCGGCTGCTGCACCGCGGGGCGAGCGTCCTGGTGATCGAGCACAACCTGGAGGTGATCCGGCACGCGGACTGGATCATCGACCTCGGCCCCGAAGGCGGCGACCGCGGCGGGCACGTTGTCGTGGCCGGGCCGCCTGAGGCGGTGGCGGCGTGCGGACAGTCTTACACGGGGCAGTTCCTCAGGCCGCTGCTCGAAAGGCGCTGACACGCCGGCCTGAGGCCGCGTGGCGCGAGTCTGGCTATTTGATTTCCGGGCTCTGGGCGGTGGCCGGCTCCGGCCCCCAGTTTTCCCGGATCACCAGCGTCTGGTCGGAGTAGAACGTGCGCCGGCCGGTGCTGCCGAAGATCTTGGGCACGGCGGTGATGGCGTAGCCCTCCTTGGTCGGCGTCATCGTGAACACGTACCCGGTCTTTTCGCCGGCGGCGAGATCGCCCGGAATCAGATCGGCTGCGGCAGGGCCGGGCGCGCCGGAGGCGGGCGGCCCAAGCTGCTGGAGGCTCTCGGCGTACTTCTGGAACTGGCTCATGTACTGCGTCTGCGCCGTGTGGATGGTGTTGATCTGACGGATGGCGGCCATCTCCTGCGCCTGCATGCGCGCGCTGTTCAGCTTGGGCACGGCAATGGCGGCGATGACGAGGATGATGGCGATGACGATGAGGAGCTCGATGAGCGAGAAGCCCCGGCCCCTGCGGCGCTTCGTGCTGGCAGGCATGGGACGTCCTTTCTCCGCTGGCGGATTCCTACCCTCTATGTTAGACGCCCGCGGCGCCGGAGTCGTGCAGAAGCGCGTGAAGCCGCAGGAGGCGCCCGGCCAGTCCGGCCACCTGATCCAGCCGGAGCGCGTTCGGCCCGTCGGAGAGCGCCCGTTCCGGCGCCTCATGCACCTCGAAAAAGACCCCGTCGGCTCCGGCGGCCACCGCCGCCTGGGCCAGCGCCGGGATGAACTCCGGCGCGCCGCCGCTGCGGTCGCCCGCCGCGCCCGGCAACTGGACCGAGTGCGTGGCGTCAAAAATCACCGGCACGCCGAGCGAACGCATGATCGGGATGGCGCGCATGTCCACCACCAGGTTGTTGTAGCCGAAGCTGGCGCCGCGCTCGGTGAGCAGCACGCGCGGGTTGCCGGTGGAGAGGACCTTTTCGACGGCGTGCCGCATGTCAGCCGGCGCCACAAACTGCCCCTTCTTGATGTTCACCGCGCGGCCCGTGCGGCCCGCTTCCACGAGCAGGTCTGTCTGCCGGCAGAGGAAGGCCGGGATCTGGAGCACGTCGGCCACTTCCGCGGCGGGCGCGGCCTGGTCCGGCGTGTGAATGTCGGTGAGCACCGGCAGGCCGGTCTGGCGCTTGACCTCGGCCAGAATGCGCAGTCCCTCGCGCAGCCCCGGGCCGCGATAGGAATGGATGCTCGAACGGTTGGCCTTGTCGAAGGAAGCCTTGAAGACAAAGGCGCGGCCGAGCGCCTGCTGAAGCGCGCGCGCGAGCATGAGGCAGTGCGCTTCGCTCTCGATGACGCACGGGCCGCAGACGAATGCGAGCTGCCCGCCGCCAAAGACAAGGCCGGGCTGGATCTCAACGGGTCTCATCGGCGAACAGAGGGTTGGTCTCTTCGGTGAGCCGCTTCTGCCGGTATTCATACGCTGCGCCGATGAAGGCCTTGAACAGCGGGTGCGGCTCGAGCGGCTTGGACTTGAACTCGGGGTGGAACTGGCAGCCGAGAAACCACGGATGGCCGGGCAGCTCGATGATCTCGACAAACTTCGCGTCGCGCGAGCGGCCGGTGATGCGCAGTCCGGCCGAGGTGAGGCGGTCTTCGAAGGCGCGGTTGAACTCGTAGCGGTGCCGGTGACGCTCGCTGATCACCTCCTGGCCATAGGCGGCGCGGGCGAGCGAGCCTTCTTCGAGCAGGCACTCGTAGGCGCCGAGGCGCATGGTGCCGCCAAGCTCCTCGACGCCAAGCAGGTCACGCAGCTTGTAGATGACCGGGTAGGGCGTGGCGGGCTCGAACTCGGTCGAGTCCGCGCCGGCCAGGCCGCAGGCGTTCCTCGCGAACTCGATCACCGCCGTCTGCATTCCCAGGCAGATGCCGAAATACGGGACGCGATGCAGGCGGGCGAAGCGGATGGCCGCCAGCATCCCTTCCACGCCGCGCTTGCCGAAGCCGCCGGGCACCAGCACGCCGTCGTAGTGCGACAGATGCGCGGCACACTCCGGCCAGACAAGCGGCTCGGCCTCGATCCAGCGCATGTTGACCTTCAGCCGGTGGTGGATGCCCGCATGCAGCAGCGCCTCCTTGAGGGACTTGTAGGAGTCCTCATATTCGACGTATTTGCCGACGAGTGCGATGTCCACTTCGTCCACCGGCGAGCGCATCCGGTCGAGCATCGCCTGCCAGCGCGACAGGTCGCGCGCGCCGGCCCCGTGGAGCTGGAGCGCCTCGACGACGAGCTCGTCCACCTTCTGCTCGGCGAACATGACCGGCACCTGGTAGACGGTATCGACGTCGTAGGCGCTGATGACGGCGTTGCGGTCGACGTCGCAGAACAGCGCGATCTTGTCGCGCTGGTCGTCCGGCAGCGGCCGCTCGGACCGGCAGATGAGGATATCGGGCTGCACGCCCATCGAGCGCAGCTCCTTCACCGAGTGTTGCGTGGGCTTGGTCTTCAGTTCCTGGGCGGCGGCGATAAAGGGCACGTAGGAAACGTGCACGAAGAGCGTGTTCCGGCGGCCCAGCTCGTGCCGCATCTGGCGGATGGCCTCGATGAAGGGCTGGCTCTCAATGTCGCCCACCGTGCCGCCGATCTCGCAGATGACCACATCCACGCCGTCGGCCACCTTGTGGGCGGCGGCCTTGATCTCATTGGTGACGTGCGGGATCACCTGGACCGTCTTGCCCAGGTAGTCGCCGCGGCGCTCGCGGGTGATGATGCGCTCGTAGATGCGGCCCGAGGTGAGGTTGTTGTTCTGGGTGAGGCGCGCGTGGGTGAAGCGCTCGTAGTGGCCGAGGTCGAGGTCGGTCTCGGCGCCGTCGTCGGTGACGAACACCTCGCCGTGCTGAAACGGGCTCATCGTGCCCGGATCGACGTTGAGATAAGGGTCGAACTTCTGCAACGTGATCTTCAGCCCGCGCGACTCGAGCAGGCAGCCGATGGAGGCGGCCGCAATGCCCTTGCCCAGGCTGCTGACGACGCCGCCGGTGACGAAGATGAACTTAGCCATGGTCCAGGCCCGGCCTGCGCCGGGATCTCCACAATTTGAGCACAGCTTCCAGGTCCTCCGGCGTGTCGACGCCGATGGTATCGTATTCGGTTTCCGCCACGCGGATGCCGATGCCGTTTTCGAGCGCCCGGAGCTGCTCGAGCCTCTCCGCCTCTTCGAGCGGACCGCGCCGCAGGGCTCCATAGCCGAGCAGCAGGCCGCGGCGATAAACGTACAGTCCGATGTGCTTCCAGCAGACAGGGGTGCCGTCCCGTCCATAGGGGACCGGCGAACGGGAAAAGTACAATGCCCAGCCGTCCAGGCTGGTGACGACCTTGACGACGTTCGGGTTGCCGATGTCTTCGGCCCGCTCGATCTTCCGTTTCAATGTCGCCATCTGGCAGCGCGGATCGTCTAAAAGAGTGGACACGGCCAGGTCGATGGCGTCCGGCTCGATTAACGGCTCATCGCCCTGGATGTTGACAATGATCTCGGCGTCCGTCGCCGCGGCGGCCTCGGCCACGCGGTCAGTGCCGGAGGCGTGTGCGGGGCTGGTCATGGCCACCTCGGCACCGAACCCCCGGGCGGCGGCGGCGATGCGATCGTCGTCGGTGGCCACCAGGACGCGGTTCAGATGACGCGCAAGCCTCGCCCGTTCCCAGACGTGCTGGATCATCGGCCTGCCGTCAATGGGGACGAGGGGTTTGCCCGGAAACCGGCTGGAAGCAAAACGAGCGGGAATGACGCCCAGAACCAAAGGGGGCACAATCGAGCATAACACGGCTATATACTCAAGGTGCGGGCATAGGAGACCGGCCATGAGGGGATGGATCCTGCCATGTCTGGTTTGGCTCGCCTGCGGGGCGGCAGAGGGGCTCTGGGCTCAGGAAG
Encoded here:
- the kdsA gene encoding 2-dehydro-3-deoxyphosphooctonate aldolase; its protein translation is MRPVEIQPGLVFGGGQLAFVCGPCVIESEAHCLMLARALQQALGRAFVFKASFDKANRSSIHSYRGPGLREGLRILAEVKRQTGLPVLTDIHTPDQAAPAAEVADVLQIPAFLCRQTDLLVEAGRTGRAVNIKKGQFVAPADMRHAVEKVLSTGNPRVLLTERGASFGYNNLVVDMRAIPIMRSLGVPVIFDATHSVQLPGAAGDRSGGAPEFIPALAQAAVAAGADGVFFEVHEAPERALSDGPNALRLDQVAGLAGRLLRLHALLHDSGAAGV
- the pyrG gene encoding CTP synthase, giving the protein MAKFIFVTGGVVSSLGKGIAAASIGCLLESRGLKITLQKFDPYLNVDPGTMSPFQHGEVFVTDDGAETDLDLGHYERFTHARLTQNNNLTSGRIYERIITRERRGDYLGKTVQVIPHVTNEIKAAAHKVADGVDVVICEIGGTVGDIESQPFIEAIRQMRHELGRRNTLFVHVSYVPFIAAAQELKTKPTQHSVKELRSMGVQPDILICRSERPLPDDQRDKIALFCDVDRNAVISAYDVDTVYQVPVMFAEQKVDELVVEALQLHGAGARDLSRWQAMLDRMRSPVDEVDIALVGKYVEYEDSYKSLKEALLHAGIHHRLKVNMRWIEAEPLVWPECAAHLSHYDGVLVPGGFGKRGVEGMLAAIRFARLHRVPYFGICLGMQTAVIEFARNACGLAGADSTEFEPATPYPVIYKLRDLLGVEELGGTMRLGAYECLLEEGSLARAAYGQEVISERHRHRYEFNRAFEDRLTSAGLRITGRSRDAKFVEIIELPGHPWFLGCQFHPEFKSKPLEPHPLFKAFIGAAYEYRQKRLTEETNPLFADETR
- the kdsB gene encoding 3-deoxy-manno-octulosonate cytidylyltransferase, producing the protein MLCSIVPPLVLGVIPARFASSRFPGKPLVPIDGRPMIQHVWERARLARHLNRVLVATDDDRIAAAARGFGAEVAMTSPAHASGTDRVAEAAAATDAEIIVNIQGDEPLIEPDAIDLAVSTLLDDPRCQMATLKRKIERAEDIGNPNVVKVVTSLDGWALYFSRSPVPYGRDGTPVCWKHIGLYVYRRGLLLGYGALRRGPLEEAERLEQLRALENGIGIRVAETEYDTIGVDTPEDLEAVLKLWRSRRRPGLDHG